One Epinephelus moara isolate mb chromosome 20, YSFRI_EMoa_1.0, whole genome shotgun sequence genomic window carries:
- the c20h11orf58 gene encoding small acidic protein, with translation MMSSPEDRHGTKRPASPADDGSTQWASADLGSNERKQKFLRLMGAGKKEHTGRLVIGDHKSTSHFRTGQEDKKMNEQLEQQYQQSMDGKLSGRNRRHCGLGFSEPEPQSCPSPPVDNQTKAIESDKSTNEKEPTDAQDAGRDPAPKEQTSDQADSSSHSEDEERKHNFKMTFVKSV, from the exons ATGATGAGTTCTCCGGAGGACAGACACGGAACCAAAAGACCCGCCTCTCCTGCTGAC GACGGGTCCACACAGTGGGCGTCAGCTGATCTGGGAAGCAACGAGAGGAAGCAGAAGTTTTTACGTTTGATGGGAGCTGgaaag aAGGAACACACTGGGCGTCTCGTCATCGGAGACCACAAGTCCACTTCCCACTTCCGCACTG GACAGGAAGATAAGAAGATGAACgagcagctggagcagcagtACCAGCAGAGCATGGACGGGAAGCTGTCGGGACGGAACCGGAGACACTGTGGGCTGGGTTTCAGTGAG CCTGAGCCACAGTCTTGTCCGTCCCCACCTGTGGACAATCAGACAAAAGCAATAGAGTCAGACAAGTCCACCAATGAGAAAGAGCCCACAGACGCCCAGGACGCAGGCAGAGACCCCGCCCCAAAGGAACAGACCTCAGATCAGGCcgacagcagctcacacagcGAGGACGAAGAACGGAAACACAACTTCAAAATGACCTTTGTGAAGTCAGTGTAG